A window from Oncorhynchus mykiss isolate Arlee chromosome 9, USDA_OmykA_1.1, whole genome shotgun sequence encodes these proteins:
- the LOC110531459 gene encoding plasminogen activator inhibitor 1 → MLCLYVGFFLGLSGAAISNLQEKQTDFGMQVFSQVAQNSKGSNLAFSPYGVATILAMAQLGAGGNTLKTLNAKLGFSLQERGMARQQRLLQRDISSEEGVELASGVMVERKMALEKGFRRGLGKAFQASPHQLDFSRPDQALDIINAWVSDHTAGTIPSFLSSGALTDETRMVLLNALHFQGLWKVPFDPKMTEERLFHCANGSSVPVPMMRLTHRFKYGEFVTPDGVDYDVIEVPYEGESLSMLLVSPFEPETPVSSLSSELTTQRLQQWRQEMRSVKRQLVLPRFTLDSEVELKSILIQMGLGDMFNLAKADFTRITTEQPLCVSKVLQKVKIEVNEEGTKASAATAAILFSRMAVEEITMNRPFLFLIHHKSTGAVLFMGQVNQPQQH, encoded by the exons ATGCTGTGCCTGTACGTGGGGTTCTTCCTcggcctgtccggagccgccatcTCTAACCtgcaggagaaacagacagactttGGGATGCAGGTCTTCTCCCAGGTGGCCCAGAACTCCAAGGGGTCTAACCTGGCCTTCTCCCCCTACGGCGTGGCCACCATTCTGGCCATGGCTCAGCTGGGAGCTGGGGGCAACACCCTGAAGACCCTGAATGCCAAATTGGGTTTCTCACTACAAG AGCGAGGGATGGCGCGTCAGCAGCGTCTTCTCCAGCGAGACATCTCCAGTGAGGAAGGAGTGGAGCTGGCCAGCGGCGTCATGGTGGAGAGAAAGATGGCTCTGGAGAAAGGCTTCAGAAGGGGGCTGGGGAAAGCCTTCCAGGCCTCCCCTCACCAACTGGACTTCTCCAGGCCAGACCAGGCCCTGGACATCATCAACGCCTGGGTCTCTGACCACACTGCAG GTACCATCCCGTCATTCCTGTCTTCCGGTGCTCTGACCGATGAGACCCGTATGGTCCTGCTGAACGCCCTTCACTTCCAGGGGCTATGGAAGGTTCCCTTTGACCCCAAGATGACAGAGGAGAGGCTATTCCACTGTGCCAACGGTAGCTCCGTGCCCGTACCCATGATGAGGCTCACACACCGCTTCAAATACG gtGAGTTTGTGACCCCCGACGGCGTGGACTACGACGTCATCGAGGTTCCATACGAAGGCGAGTCCCTGAGCATGCTGCTGGTCTCCCCCTTCGAGCCCGAGACGCCAGTGAGCTCCCTCAGTAGCGAGCTGACCACCCAGCGGCTGCAGCAGtggagacaggagatgaggagcGTTAAACGTCAACTGGTCCTGCCCAGGTTCACCCTGGACTCTGAGGTGGAACTGAAGTCTATTCTAATCCAGATGGGGTTGGGGGATATGTTCAACCTGGCCAAGGCAGACTTCACACGCATCACCA cTGAGCAGCCTCTGTGTGTGTCCAAGGTTCTGCAGAAAGTCAAGATTGAGGTGAACGAGGAGGGAACCAAGGCTTCAGCTGCCACAG CTGCCATCCTGTTCTCTCGTATGGCTGTAGAGGAGATCACAATGAACAGAcctttcctcttcctcatccATCACAAGTCCACAG GTGCTGTTTTGTTCATGGGTCAAGTCAACCAACCCCAGCAACACTAG